The proteins below are encoded in one region of Brassica napus cultivar Da-Ae chromosome A6, Da-Ae, whole genome shotgun sequence:
- the LOC106347914 gene encoding mediator of RNA polymerase II transcription subunit 30 translates to MTTQELAMEGEKHLEETIEAAFQIISAMNDELCNPSLWSTSATASSTTGSNGAALVSADAAGIDGAPNHSESGGGGGGGGSGNSALDEASLRYKNSVTSLRAVLAAIPNSQKAKVSETENGLGTPEEEDEIEKLEEQSLSLRKEIAEKNVHVKELIDKFRQLIADISTWQSPCSV, encoded by the exons ATGACGACACAGGAGCTTGCGATGGAAGGGGAGAAGCATTTAGAGGAGACTATCGAAGCGGCCTTCCAGATCATTTCCGCCATGAATGATGAACTCTGCAATCCTTCTCTATGGTCCACATCAGCCACCGCGAGTTCCACGACTGGCTCCAACGGAGCAGCTCTCGTTTCCGCCGACGCGGCTGGGATTGACGGAGCACCGAATCATTCGGAatctggtggtggtggaggtggaggaggaAGTGGAAACAGCGCTCTGGATGAAGCTAGTCTTCGCTACAAGAACTCAGTGACTTCTCTTCGTGCTGTTCTTGCTGCGATTCCCAATTCTCAGAAG GCAAAAGTATCTGAAACGGAAAATGGTTTAGGAACTcctgaggaagaagatgaaatcgAAAAGTTGGAGGAGCAATCCTTGAGTCTCAGGAAG GAGATTGCAGAGAAGAATGTTCATGTCAAAGAGCTTATCGACAAATTTCGACAACTTATAGCAGATATCTCCACATGGCAAAGCCCCTGTTCTGtttga